A genomic region of Nymphaea colorata isolate Beijing-Zhang1983 chromosome 2, ASM883128v2, whole genome shotgun sequence contains the following coding sequences:
- the LOC116247178 gene encoding probable protein phosphatase 2C 46 yields MVTAVMKIVTPCWRPCPAEREALRNGNSASANSGKVDGLLWYKDFAQHINGDCSMAVVQANNLLEDQSQIESGPLSSVESGPHGTFVGVYDGHGGPETSRFVKNNLFHNLKRFAAEQQTMSAEVIRKAFAATEEGFTSVVAKNWDSKPQIAAVGSCCLVGVICDGMLYVANAGDSRVVLAKSVKATKEVAAVQLSEEHNACIESVRQELRLLHPEDSQIVVLKHNVWRVKGIIQVSRSIGDVYLKKAEFNREPLHPRFRLSKPFKQPILSADPSILVHKLEPSDKFLIFASDGLWEHLSNQEAVDIVQNYPRNGIARRLVKAAMQEAAKKREMRYSDLKKIDRGVRRHFHDDITVVVVFLDHQLIKSSNRGPAISIKGGAVPVHANSLAEDF; encoded by the exons ATGGTAACTGCAGTAATGAAGATCGTAACACCATGTTGGCGGCCTTGCCCTGCCGAGCGAGAAGCACTTAGAAATGGAAATTCAGCAAGCGCAAACAGCGGCAAGGTTGATGGTCTTCTGTGGTACAAGGACTTTGCACAGCATATAAATGGTGATTGCTCAATGGCAGTTGTTCAAGCTAATAACTTGTTGGAGGATCAAAGCCAAATCGAGTCAGGTCCTCTGAGTTCGGTCGAATCCGGTCCCCACGGGACATTTGTTGGAGTATATGATGGGCATGGAGGTCCTGAAACGTCTCGCTTCGTAAAGAATAATCTCTTTCACAATTTAAAGA GGTTTGCAGCTGAGCAGCAAACAATGTCAGCAGAAGTTATACGCAAAGCATTTGCAGCGACTGAAGAGGGATTCACATCTGTTGTGGCAAAAAATTGGGATTCTAAACCCCAGATAGCTGCAGTTGGTTCCTGCTGTTTGGTTGGGGTCATTTGCGATGGCATGCTGTATGTGGCTAATGCTGGAGATTCTCGAGTTGTCCTAGCAAAATCAGTTAAAGCTACAAAGGAGGTTGCTGCAGTCCAGTTATCCGAAGAGCATAATGCCTGCATTGAGTCTGTGAGACAGGAATTGCGTTTATTGCATCCTGAAGACTCACAGATTGTAGTACTAAAACATAATGTTTGGAGAGTTAAGGGAATCATACAG GTTTCAAGGTCCATTGGGGATGTGTACTTGAAGAAGGCAGAATTCAACCGCGAGCCATTGCATCCAAGGTTCAGGCTGTCAAAGCCCTTTAAACAGCCAATTCTTAGTGCTGACCCATCAATACTAGTTCATAAGCTAGAACCAAGTGACAAGTTTCTTATATTTGCTTCTGATGGTCTCTGGGAGCACCTTAGCAATCAGGAGGCAGTTGATATTGTTCAAAATTATCCACGTAAT GGAATTGCACGGAGACTTGTTAAAGCTGCAATGCAAGAAGCagcaaaaaaaagagaaatgaggtACTCAGATCTCAAGAAGATTGATCGTGGCGTAAGGAGACATTTCCACGATGATATCACAGTGGTGGTCGTGTTCCTCGATCACCAGTTGATCAAGAGCTCGAATCGTGGACCTGCAATCTCCATTAAAGGAGGTGCGGTCCCTGTACATGCCAATTCCTTGGCCGAGGATTTCTAA